One window of the Brevundimonas goettingensis genome contains the following:
- a CDS encoding SAM-dependent methyltransferase, protein MTAPTVHDSLDVRAIHAPRPGRLLLWVLGKVGQDWKGRGLVIQAPDRQEYRFGPPSPDPARLIVHDWKMMGRALAAGDIGLAEGYMAGEWDTPDLAALLAVFADNFERLDQFASGNVVGRAINWVVHRMGKLNTRRGSKKNIIAHYDLGNAFYERWLDPSMTYSSALWTRPDQSLEAAQREKYAALASSIDLKPEHTVLEIGCGWGGFAEYAAGEIGCRVVGLTLSPSQQAYAVERMVKAGLSDKVEIRLQDYRDVTETFDRVVSIEMFEAVGEKWWPTYFDVVRSRLKPGGQAGLQIITICDDLFAGYRGRVDFIQKYVFPGGMLPSEAVLKDVIEPHGLTIGAVTRFGQDYARTLHLWARRFREADSGMNTVFDRQWLFYLAYCEAGFATGRTNVVQLSLSAA, encoded by the coding sequence ATGACGGCCCCTACAGTCCACGACAGCCTCGACGTCCGCGCGATCCACGCGCCGAGGCCCGGCAGGCTTCTGCTCTGGGTGCTGGGCAAGGTGGGTCAGGACTGGAAGGGGCGCGGGCTGGTGATCCAGGCGCCGGACCGTCAGGAATACCGCTTCGGCCCGCCCTCCCCCGATCCCGCCCGGCTGATCGTCCACGACTGGAAGATGATGGGCCGGGCCCTGGCGGCCGGAGATATCGGTCTGGCCGAGGGCTATATGGCGGGCGAGTGGGACACGCCGGATCTGGCCGCCCTGCTGGCCGTCTTCGCAGACAATTTCGAGCGCCTCGACCAGTTCGCCAGCGGCAATGTCGTCGGCCGGGCGATCAACTGGGTCGTCCACCGGATGGGCAAGCTGAACACCCGGCGGGGATCGAAGAAGAACATCATCGCCCATTACGACCTGGGCAACGCCTTCTATGAGCGCTGGCTCGACCCCAGCATGACCTATTCCTCGGCCCTGTGGACCCGGCCCGACCAGTCGCTGGAAGCCGCCCAGCGCGAGAAGTATGCCGCCCTGGCCTCAAGCATCGACCTGAAACCCGAACATACGGTGCTGGAGATCGGCTGCGGCTGGGGCGGGTTCGCCGAATACGCCGCAGGCGAGATCGGCTGCCGGGTCGTCGGCCTGACCCTGTCGCCGTCCCAGCAGGCGTATGCGGTCGAGCGGATGGTAAAGGCGGGGCTGTCGGACAAGGTCGAGATCCGGCTGCAGGACTATCGCGATGTCACCGAGACCTTCGATCGCGTCGTCTCCATCGAGATGTTCGAGGCCGTCGGAGAGAAGTGGTGGCCCACCTATTTCGACGTCGTCCGCAGCCGGCTGAAGCCGGGCGGTCAGGCGGGACTGCAGATCATCACCATCTGCGACGACCTGTTCGCCGGCTATCGCGGGCGCGTGGACTTCATCCAGAAATACGTCTTCCCCGGCGGGATGCTGCCTTCGGAGGCGGTGCTCAAGGACGTCATCGAACCTCACGGCCTGACGATCGGCGCCGTCACCCGCTTTGGTCAGGACTATGCCCGCACCCTGCATCTGTGGGCCCGCCGGTTCCGCGAGGCGGACAGCGGCATGAACACCGTCTTCGACCGGCAATGGCTGTTCTACCTCGCCTATTGCGAGGCCGGGTTCGCGACAGGCCGAACCAATGTGGTGCAGCTGAGCCTCTCCGCGGCCTGA
- a CDS encoding sigma-70 family RNA polymerase sigma factor, giving the protein MDADLSRQALNANLRLVAGGDRGALQAVYDATSSKLFGVVLRILNDRSEAEDVLQEVYISVWTKAGQFDESRASPITWLAAIARNRAIDRQRQVGRRVSRPIEDAGEVADDGEDGLDAVLRAETSTRLDGCIAELEDQQQKALKTAFFDGRTYEDVATLFGVPTGTMKSWIRRSLIKLKACLGG; this is encoded by the coding sequence ATGGACGCCGACCTCAGCCGCCAGGCCCTGAACGCCAACCTCAGGCTCGTGGCCGGTGGAGACAGGGGCGCCCTGCAGGCGGTGTATGACGCCACCTCATCGAAACTATTCGGGGTGGTGCTTCGTATCTTGAACGATCGAAGCGAGGCAGAGGACGTGCTGCAGGAAGTCTACATCTCGGTATGGACCAAGGCGGGTCAGTTCGACGAAAGTCGGGCCAGCCCGATCACCTGGCTGGCCGCCATCGCGCGCAACCGCGCCATCGACCGGCAGCGTCAGGTGGGCCGCCGCGTCAGCCGCCCGATCGAGGATGCGGGCGAGGTCGCCGATGACGGCGAGGACGGTCTCGACGCCGTCCTGCGCGCCGAAACCTCCACCCGGCTGGACGGCTGTATCGCCGAGCTGGAGGACCAGCAGCAGAAGGCGCTCAAGACCGCCTTCTTCGACGGCCGCACCTATGAGGACGTGGCGACCCTGTTCGGCGTGCCGACCGGCACGATGAAGAGCTGGATCCGCCGCTCCCTGATCAAGCTGAAGGCTTGTCTCGGCGGATGA
- a CDS encoding SAM-dependent methyltransferase: protein MSLISNSVNKLQDAPFPDFLTRPAIALLVANARKALKTPPADAEATFAREMAERPVAEHTDAANQQHYELPARFFELCLGPHRKYSSCFYESDDASLGEAEASALRITCEHADIRDGQSILELGCGWGSLSLWMAERYPNANITAVSNSHSQKASIDETARRRGLTNLTIITADMNDFMIDRTFDRIVSVEMFEHMANWRALLGKARGWLKPEGRMFIHVFSHIDAPYRFEVSDQSDFIAQHFFTGGVMPSHGLMRQYGDLLTVEDEWRWSGTHYQRTADDWLDNFDMHEEEIRGLMASVYGPANAPLWMRRWRRFFMATAGLFGDSDGQVWGVSHYRLKRA from the coding sequence GTGAGCCTGATCTCCAACAGCGTGAACAAGCTTCAGGACGCGCCCTTTCCGGACTTCCTCACCCGGCCGGCCATCGCCCTCCTGGTCGCCAATGCGCGCAAGGCGCTGAAGACCCCACCCGCCGACGCCGAGGCGACTTTTGCCCGTGAAATGGCCGAACGCCCGGTCGCCGAACACACCGACGCCGCCAACCAGCAGCACTACGAACTGCCGGCCCGGTTCTTCGAGCTCTGCCTCGGCCCGCACCGCAAATACTCCAGCTGCTTCTACGAGAGCGACGACGCATCCCTTGGCGAGGCCGAGGCCAGCGCCCTTCGGATCACCTGCGAGCATGCCGACATCCGGGACGGCCAGAGCATTCTGGAGCTGGGCTGCGGCTGGGGCTCGCTGTCGCTGTGGATGGCCGAACGCTACCCGAACGCCAACATCACCGCCGTTTCCAACTCGCACAGCCAGAAGGCCTCGATCGACGAGACGGCCCGGCGGCGCGGCCTGACCAACCTGACCATCATCACGGCCGACATGAACGACTTCATGATCGACCGGACCTTCGACCGCATCGTCTCGGTGGAGATGTTCGAGCATATGGCCAACTGGCGGGCCCTGCTGGGCAAGGCGCGCGGCTGGCTGAAGCCCGAGGGGCGGATGTTCATCCATGTCTTCAGCCATATCGACGCGCCGTACCGGTTCGAGGTCTCGGACCAGAGCGACTTCATCGCCCAGCATTTCTTCACCGGCGGCGTCATGCCCAGCCACGGCCTGATGCGCCAGTACGGCGACCTGCTGACGGTCGAGGACGAATGGCGCTGGTCGGGGACCCATTACCAGCGCACCGCCGATGACTGGCTCGACAATTTCGACATGCACGAGGAGGAGATCCGGGGGCTGATGGCCTCGGTCTACGGCCCTGCCAACGCGCCGTTGTGGATGCGTCGCTGGCGGCGATTCTTCATGGCTACCGCCGGCCTGTTCGGCGACAGCGACGGCCAGGTCTGGGGCGTCAGCCACTATCGTCTGAAGAGGGCCTGA
- a CDS encoding acyltransferase family protein, with protein sequence MVELSGDQGGGAPGGASRSPPTELVSVQYLRAAAALGVVVWHAQGQMGLKETIVLQAGIEVFFIISGYVMWLILSRRPVSPMTFLKKRLIRVVPLYWVLTSLMVVLLLVAPQLLQSARFDPAHIIASYLFVAWPNPAEGAGLKPVMIPGWTLNYEMFFYLALAATLPLAARRRAPILLGFLGLLGAASLLPLPPIAHFYASPFMLEFALGILLALGLERLPEPWKRQGPYGVITGCSLLFIGGLLIDPQNHARLLAFALPATLLIAGLVCWETHGRLPALPWLKRIGDASYPLYMIHPVLLSAMAQAWRAAGLTILSPWLFVAAGVVVTSLVGWVLHVTLERPLLAAFSPARKTAGRPATPPLIVS encoded by the coding sequence ATGGTCGAGCTGAGCGGAGATCAGGGGGGCGGGGCGCCGGGGGGCGCATCGCGCTCGCCTCCGACCGAACTGGTGTCGGTCCAGTACCTGCGCGCCGCGGCGGCGCTGGGCGTCGTCGTCTGGCATGCCCAGGGCCAGATGGGCCTGAAGGAGACCATCGTCCTCCAGGCCGGGATCGAGGTCTTCTTCATCATCAGCGGCTATGTGATGTGGCTGATCCTGTCGCGGCGGCCGGTCTCGCCCATGACCTTCCTGAAGAAGCGGCTGATCCGGGTCGTGCCCCTCTACTGGGTCCTGACCAGTCTGATGGTCGTCCTGCTGCTGGTCGCGCCGCAGCTGTTGCAGAGCGCCCGGTTCGACCCGGCCCACATCATCGCCTCCTATCTGTTCGTCGCCTGGCCCAACCCGGCCGAGGGCGCGGGTCTGAAGCCGGTGATGATCCCAGGCTGGACCCTGAACTATGAGATGTTCTTCTATCTGGCCCTGGCCGCGACCCTGCCGCTGGCGGCGCGAAGACGCGCGCCTATCCTGTTGGGTTTCCTCGGACTTCTGGGCGCGGCCTCGCTGCTGCCGCTGCCGCCCATCGCCCATTTCTACGCCTCGCCCTTCATGCTGGAGTTCGCGCTGGGCATCTTGCTGGCGTTGGGTCTGGAGCGGCTGCCGGAGCCTTGGAAGCGTCAGGGGCCCTACGGCGTCATCACCGGTTGTTCGCTGCTGTTTATCGGCGGCCTGCTGATCGACCCGCAGAACCATGCGCGACTGCTCGCCTTCGCCCTGCCTGCGACGCTGTTGATCGCGGGTCTGGTCTGCTGGGAGACGCACGGTCGACTGCCGGCCCTGCCCTGGCTCAAGCGGATCGGCGACGCCTCCTATCCCCTCTACATGATCCACCCGGTGCTGCTCTCGGCCATGGCCCAGGCCTGGCGCGCGGCGGGCCTCACCATCCTGTCGCCCTGGCTGTTCGTGGCGGCGGGGGTGGTCGTTACCTCCCTCGTCGGCTGGGTCCTGCACGTCACCCTCGAACGCCCCCTGCTGGCCGCCTTCAGCCCGGCCCGGAAGACGGCGGGCCGCCCCGCGACACCACCCCTGATTGTTTCATAA
- a CDS encoding WecB/TagA/CpsF family glycosyltransferase: MSDLPRRRFLGVAFTPLTLEAATRAVADRPETAPFAFVVTPNAQHVVAAYSGEARFRGPQGAAWMVLNDSRILRLLSLGLFGRDFPLAAGSDLTARLFELGVPWDARVTLIGGDAEVEARLRSQFGLSRIARFTPSFGFWRDPAEVEQCLRFVLDHPARYVFLIAGAPQSEMLALRLTQMEGISGVGLCVGSALNFLTGRVKRAPWWVRAATLEWAWRLAQRPRGHFRRVFIESAPILWIALKERLKAGREAGTGPSPA, from the coding sequence ATGAGCGATCTGCCCCGCCGCCGCTTCCTCGGCGTCGCCTTCACCCCCCTGACGCTGGAGGCGGCGACCCGGGCGGTGGCGGACCGGCCCGAGACCGCGCCTTTCGCCTTCGTGGTCACACCCAACGCCCAGCATGTGGTCGCCGCCTATTCGGGCGAGGCGCGGTTTCGCGGGCCGCAGGGGGCGGCCTGGATGGTGCTGAACGACAGCCGGATCCTGAGGCTGCTGTCGCTGGGGCTGTTCGGACGGGACTTTCCGCTGGCGGCGGGCAGCGACCTGACCGCGCGTCTGTTCGAACTGGGCGTGCCCTGGGACGCGCGTGTGACCCTGATCGGCGGCGACGCCGAGGTCGAGGCGCGGCTGCGCAGCCAGTTCGGCCTGAGCCGCATCGCCCGGTTTACCCCGTCGTTCGGCTTCTGGCGCGATCCGGCGGAGGTGGAGCAGTGCCTGCGCTTCGTGCTCGACCATCCGGCCCGCTATGTCTTCCTGATCGCCGGGGCGCCGCAGAGCGAGATGCTGGCCCTGCGCCTGACGCAGATGGAGGGGATCAGCGGCGTCGGCCTGTGCGTCGGCAGCGCCCTCAACTTCCTGACCGGGCGGGTGAAGCGAGCGCCCTGGTGGGTGCGGGCGGCGACGCTGGAGTGGGCGTGGCGGCTGGCGCAGCGGCCGCGCGGTCATTTCCGCCGGGTTTTCATCGAGTCCGCCCCGATTCTGTGGATCGCGCTGAAGGAGCGGTTGAAGGCGGGACGCGAGGCCGGGACCGGACCCTCGCCGGCGTGA
- a CDS encoding DUF2177 family protein has protein sequence MLKYLAAYGCSALVVLVMDWVWLTVMGDKLYRPVLGDFMAKSVNLPAAVAFYFIYLAGLTFLATVPALREASVMRAVVNGAVFGFVAYATYDLTNQATLTRWSTTITLADMAWGTVLSLTAATAGYYGSRLLVK, from the coding sequence ATGCTGAAATATCTCGCCGCCTACGGCTGTTCGGCCCTCGTCGTCCTCGTCATGGACTGGGTCTGGCTGACGGTGATGGGCGACAAACTGTACCGGCCCGTGCTCGGCGACTTCATGGCCAAGTCCGTCAATCTGCCGGCCGCCGTCGCCTTCTATTTCATCTATCTGGCGGGCCTGACCTTCCTGGCGACCGTTCCGGCCCTGCGTGAGGCTTCCGTCATGCGGGCGGTCGTCAACGGGGCCGTCTTCGGCTTCGTCGCCTATGCGACCTATGACCTCACCAACCAGGCGACCCTGACGCGGTGGAGCACGACCATCACCCTGGCCGACATGGCCTGGGGCACGGTGTTGAGCCTGACGGCGGCCACCGCCGGCTACTACGGATCGCGCCTTCTGGTGAAGTGA
- a CDS encoding exopolysaccharide biosynthesis polyprenyl glycosylphosphotransferase → MTSFPLRDALTGADGLPAADRRRRARRPVRPSTRFIRVSLGMINRLVRVADAATILGVTLIFWLMDAPHPAPLSLLQILIAAAVGAAVFVAVVQIWGGYRVERYHRVRSQGLDIALGLIAATATDRLVVWAFAPAALNSNHWLLVWLLGVLAGLTMGRIGSAMSIDVLRRRGLLRRRVAVVGATLLAGEVIRNVRKAEWHREFELAGLFDDGSPSPMVGRIADLRTLAQTSRIDLIVLALPWSQSDRIFALGDQLQWISADVVTPLEHPGFLTRSSLLTEVAGLPALQLTRHPFRGTQGLVKTAQDYAVAAIGLIAVSPILIGAAVALKLCGGGPVLFRQDRIGFNGRPFSIYKFRTMTVDTADDGAGGQVRDNPRITRLGALLRRTSIDELPQLLNVLRGEMSIVGPRPHVSGMRVGDGAYSDAVRSYAARHQIKPGITGWAQINGMRGGIDTLEKARRGVDLDLHYMRNWSLQLDLRIMIKTLTLHMAGPKVF, encoded by the coding sequence ATGACCTCCTTTCCCCTCCGCGACGCCCTGACCGGCGCCGACGGCCTTCCCGCCGCCGACCGCCGACGGCGCGCCCGGCGCCCCGTGCGCCCCTCGACGCGGTTCATCCGGGTCTCGCTGGGGATGATCAACCGGCTGGTCAGGGTCGCTGACGCCGCGACCATCCTCGGGGTCACCCTGATCTTCTGGCTGATGGACGCACCCCATCCGGCGCCCCTGTCCCTGCTGCAGATCCTGATTGCCGCCGCCGTCGGCGCCGCCGTCTTCGTCGCCGTGGTCCAGATATGGGGCGGCTATCGGGTCGAGCGCTATCACCGGGTGCGGTCCCAGGGGCTAGACATCGCCCTGGGCCTGATCGCCGCGACCGCGACAGACCGGCTGGTCGTCTGGGCCTTCGCCCCGGCGGCGCTCAACTCCAACCACTGGCTGCTGGTCTGGCTGCTGGGCGTGCTGGCCGGGCTGACCATGGGCCGGATCGGGTCTGCGATGAGCATAGACGTCCTGCGCCGCCGGGGCCTGCTGCGCCGCCGCGTCGCCGTGGTCGGGGCGACCCTTCTGGCGGGCGAGGTCATCCGCAATGTGCGCAAGGCCGAATGGCACCGGGAGTTCGAACTGGCCGGCCTGTTCGACGACGGCTCCCCCTCTCCCATGGTGGGCCGCATCGCCGACCTGCGCACCTTGGCCCAGACCAGCCGTATCGACCTGATCGTCCTGGCCCTGCCGTGGAGCCAGTCGGACCGGATCTTCGCCCTCGGCGACCAGTTGCAGTGGATCTCCGCCGATGTGGTGACGCCGCTGGAACATCCCGGCTTCCTGACGCGGTCCAGCCTGCTGACCGAGGTCGCCGGCCTGCCCGCCCTGCAGCTGACCCGCCATCCGTTCCGTGGGACGCAAGGACTGGTCAAGACCGCCCAGGACTATGCCGTCGCGGCCATCGGCCTGATCGCCGTGTCGCCCATACTGATCGGGGCGGCTGTGGCGCTCAAGCTCTGCGGCGGCGGCCCCGTCCTGTTCCGCCAGGATCGGATCGGCTTCAACGGCCGACCCTTCAGCATCTACAAATTCCGCACCATGACGGTGGACACCGCCGACGACGGCGCGGGCGGACAGGTGCGCGACAACCCCCGCATCACCCGGCTGGGCGCGCTCCTGCGCCGCACCTCGATCGACGAACTGCCCCAGCTGCTCAATGTCCTGCGCGGCGAGATGTCGATCGTCGGCCCCCGCCCCCACGTTTCGGGGATGCGCGTCGGCGACGGCGCTTACTCCGACGCGGTGCGCAGCTACGCCGCCCGCCACCAGATCAAGCCCGGCATCACCGGCTGGGCCCAGATCAACGGCATGCGGGGCGGGATCGATACGCTGGAGAAGGCCCGGCGCGGCGTCGATCTGGATCTCCACTACATGCGCAACTGGTCGCTGCAGCTGGATCTGCGGATCATGATCAAGACCCTGACCCTGCACATGGCCGGGCCGAAGGTGTTCTGA
- a CDS encoding NAD(P)/FAD-dependent oxidoreductase has product MYDRPSPVQEPPKSRRRVAVVGSGVSGLSAAWLLSQAHDVTLYESGDRLGGHACTIDVPMKDGVMPVDTGFIVFNEPNYPNFTALLDYLDVPSKAAHMSFAVSMDGGGFEYSSHGAKGLFAQKRNLFSPAFWRMLIDLKRFHRTAEADLGDLDVSLCSLGDYLDKGGYGAAFRDRHLLPQAAAIWSSSSCQMADYPAAAFIRFYRNHRLLEVDLKPNWKTVDTGSRAYVDALAREFRGALSVGDPVARIVRRSGRTIVHTTSGKQEVYDAVVLATHSDQALALLDQPTAEETRLLGAIRYGSNRVVMHRDTALMPKRRAAWAAWNYVGGEASRRGTGHPSVTYWMNLLQGLPGDPVFVTLNPEVEPDPATIIADHDFDHPIFNGAALAAQQELWSLQGVNDTWFAGAWFGSGFHEDGLQAGLAVAEAIGGVRRPWNVENESGRIPLTAAAVTTGSEAAPA; this is encoded by the coding sequence ATGTACGATCGACCTTCGCCCGTTCAAGAACCCCCGAAATCACGGCGTCGTGTCGCCGTCGTGGGGTCAGGCGTATCCGGGCTGTCGGCGGCTTGGCTGCTGTCGCAGGCGCATGACGTGACGCTCTATGAATCCGGTGACCGGCTCGGCGGCCACGCCTGCACGATCGACGTGCCGATGAAGGATGGCGTCATGCCGGTCGACACCGGCTTCATCGTCTTCAACGAGCCCAACTACCCGAACTTCACCGCCCTGCTCGACTATCTGGACGTGCCGTCCAAGGCCGCGCACATGTCCTTCGCCGTCTCGATGGACGGCGGCGGGTTCGAATATTCCAGCCATGGGGCCAAGGGCCTGTTCGCCCAGAAGCGCAATCTGTTCAGCCCCGCCTTCTGGCGGATGCTGATCGACCTGAAACGGTTTCACCGGACGGCGGAGGCCGATCTCGGCGACCTTGACGTCTCCCTGTGTTCGCTGGGCGATTATCTGGACAAGGGCGGATACGGCGCGGCCTTCCGCGACCGGCATCTGCTGCCCCAGGCGGCGGCGATCTGGTCGTCTTCGTCCTGCCAGATGGCCGACTATCCGGCGGCTGCCTTCATACGCTTCTACCGCAATCACCGTCTGCTCGAAGTTGATCTGAAGCCCAACTGGAAGACGGTCGATACAGGCAGCCGCGCCTATGTCGACGCCCTGGCCCGCGAGTTCCGGGGCGCGCTTTCGGTCGGCGATCCGGTCGCCCGCATCGTGCGACGTTCGGGACGGACGATCGTCCATACGACGTCCGGCAAGCAGGAGGTCTATGACGCCGTCGTCCTGGCCACCCATTCCGATCAGGCCCTGGCCCTGCTGGACCAGCCGACCGCCGAGGAGACGCGGCTGCTCGGCGCCATCCGTTATGGGAGCAACCGCGTGGTCATGCACCGCGACACCGCCCTGATGCCCAAACGGCGGGCGGCCTGGGCTGCGTGGAACTATGTGGGCGGCGAGGCGTCTCGGCGCGGGACGGGCCATCCCAGCGTCACCTACTGGATGAACCTGCTGCAGGGCCTGCCCGGCGATCCGGTCTTCGTCACCCTGAACCCCGAGGTCGAACCCGATCCGGCGACGATCATCGCCGACCACGATTTCGACCATCCGATCTTCAACGGTGCGGCCCTGGCGGCCCAGCAGGAACTCTGGTCGCTGCAGGGCGTCAACGACACCTGGTTCGCCGGCGCCTGGTTCGGCTCGGGCTTCCACGAGGACGGGCTGCAGGCCGGTCTGGCGGTCGCCGAGGCCATCGGAGGGGTGCGCCGTCCGTGGAACGTCGAGAACGAGAGCGGCCGCATTCCGCTGACGGCCGCTGCAGTCACGACCGGCTCGGAGGCGGCCCCCGCATGA
- a CDS encoding DUF1295 domain-containing protein yields the protein MLIALLFAFHFMVVVMVTAWAVSLKTDNTGWIDVFWTFGTGISGVVVALSPWAGAPSERQILVAILVAIWSIRLGSYIAVRVARSAEDARYVMMKEEWGRRFNANLFGLAIVQAPATTLLCASIAAAALRPGAGLTPEDFIGAAILLIAILGEGRADSQMKAFKADPANHGKIMDRGLWGLSRHPNYVFEWLGWVAYPVIAIDLSGSWPGPWPLGWLSLIAPVVMYLILTRLTGVPPLEKAMLKSRGQAFVDYQNRVGAFFPRPARKSPTSAGATR from the coding sequence ATGCTGATCGCGCTCCTCTTCGCCTTCCATTTCATGGTCGTCGTCATGGTGACGGCCTGGGCCGTCTCGCTGAAGACCGACAACACCGGCTGGATCGACGTCTTCTGGACCTTCGGCACCGGTATCAGCGGTGTGGTGGTGGCCTTGAGCCCATGGGCCGGAGCGCCGTCCGAACGCCAGATTCTCGTCGCCATTCTGGTGGCCATCTGGTCGATCCGGCTGGGCTCCTACATCGCCGTCCGCGTCGCCCGGAGCGCCGAGGATGCGCGCTATGTGATGATGAAGGAGGAGTGGGGCCGTCGTTTCAACGCCAATCTATTCGGCCTGGCCATCGTGCAGGCCCCGGCGACGACCCTGCTGTGCGCTTCCATCGCCGCCGCGGCATTGCGTCCCGGCGCCGGGCTGACGCCTGAAGACTTCATCGGCGCCGCCATCCTCTTGATCGCCATTCTCGGCGAGGGCCGGGCCGACAGCCAGATGAAGGCCTTCAAGGCCGATCCCGCCAATCACGGCAAGATCATGGATCGGGGCCTGTGGGGCCTGTCGCGCCATCCCAACTATGTCTTCGAATGGCTGGGCTGGGTCGCGTACCCGGTCATCGCGATTGACCTGTCGGGCTCATGGCCCGGACCTTGGCCCTTGGGCTGGCTCAGCCTGATCGCCCCCGTCGTCATGTATCTGATCCTGACGCGGCTGACCGGCGTGCCGCCGCTTGAGAAGGCGATGCTCAAGTCCCGGGGCCAGGCCTTCGTCGACTACCAGAACCGCGTCGGGGCCTTCTTCCCCCGACCCGCCCGCAAATCCCCGACATCCGCAGGAGCGACCCGGTGA
- a CDS encoding lipocalin family protein, whose translation MLNLRTAAMALALALAIPAASSAEAPQPRSHVDLDRFMGRWYEILRTPNDHQRNCWAASQVWSRRGADRFSIAQTCHQGSRTGRASTVNTSARVLDSTTNAKFEASFFGGLIRQRYWVIEVAPDYSWMIATTADGQFPALLSRSATMSAAEQARLTARMGQLGLPTRQLEPSGR comes from the coding sequence ATGCTGAACCTTCGCACCGCCGCCATGGCTCTCGCTCTGGCCCTCGCCATCCCCGCCGCCTCCTCTGCCGAGGCGCCCCAGCCGCGCAGCCATGTCGATCTCGATCGCTTCATGGGTCGCTGGTACGAGATCCTGCGTACGCCGAACGACCATCAGCGCAACTGCTGGGCCGCCAGTCAGGTCTGGTCGCGGCGCGGCGCGGACCGCTTCTCCATCGCCCAGACCTGCCATCAGGGCTCGCGCACGGGCCGGGCCTCGACGGTCAACACCAGCGCCCGGGTCCTCGACAGCACGACCAACGCCAAGTTCGAGGCCAGCTTCTTCGGCGGCCTGATCCGTCAGCGCTACTGGGTCATCGAGGTCGCGCCCGACTACAGCTGGATGATCGCCACCACCGCCGACGGTCAGTTCCCGGCCCTGCTGTCGCGCAGCGCGACCATGTCCGCCGCCGAACAGGCCCGGCTGACGGCGCGCATGGGGCAGTTGGGTCTGCCGACCCGTCAGCTCGAACCCTCGGGCCGCTGA
- a CDS encoding DUF1365 domain-containing protein → MTADAIASGIYTGTVSHRRLRPRVHALKYRIFMLLIDLDEAASLTGRLRWLTRGKFGLMSLNLSDFGDRSQTPLRDQIERSLAEANIRGGGPIRLLTMPRILGYGFNPLSVFFCHDGEGRLSAILYEVSNTFGQRHSYLMPVVTTDGAVRQSVAKQFHVSPFMNMDLTYRFSVVPPTGADEEIAGVSITVEDGEGPMLLTSFFGERAPLTDRNLIRAWIAHPLLTLKVIAGIHWEAILLILKGLRLRSGRVPATPVTVGHPTPATQGS, encoded by the coding sequence ATGACGGCGGACGCGATCGCATCGGGGATCTACACCGGTACGGTCTCGCACCGCCGCCTGCGCCCGCGCGTCCATGCGCTGAAGTACCGCATCTTCATGCTGCTGATCGACCTCGACGAGGCGGCCAGTCTGACCGGCCGGTTGCGGTGGCTGACGCGCGGCAAGTTCGGCCTGATGTCGCTGAACCTGTCGGACTTCGGCGACCGGTCGCAGACGCCGCTCCGCGACCAGATCGAGCGCAGCCTGGCCGAGGCGAACATCCGGGGCGGCGGGCCGATCCGTCTGCTGACCATGCCGCGCATCCTCGGCTATGGCTTCAATCCGCTCAGCGTCTTCTTCTGCCACGACGGCGAGGGGCGGCTCAGCGCCATCCTGTACGAGGTGTCCAACACCTTCGGCCAGCGGCACTCCTACCTGATGCCGGTGGTCACGACGGACGGGGCCGTGCGCCAGTCGGTCGCCAAACAGTTCCACGTCTCGCCCTTCATGAACATGGACCTGACCTACCGCTTCTCGGTCGTTCCGCCGACCGGCGCCGATGAGGAGATCGCGGGCGTCTCCATCACCGTCGAGGACGGGGAGGGGCCGATGCTGCTGACCAGCTTCTTCGGAGAGCGGGCGCCGCTGACCGACCGCAATCTGATCCGGGCCTGGATCGCCCATCCCCTGCTCACGTTGAAGGTCATCGCCGGCATCCATTGGGAGGCCATCCTGCTGATCCTCAAGGGTCTTCGCCTGCGCTCCGGTCGCGTGCCGGCGACGCCCGTCACGGTCGGTCACCCGACCCCGGCGACACAAGGAAGCTGA